A single Sciurus carolinensis unplaced genomic scaffold, mSciCar1.2, whole genome shotgun sequence DNA region contains:
- the Paox gene encoding peroxisomal N(1)-acetyl-spermine/spermidine oxidase isoform X2 yields the protein MASGGDGAEAPGGWRVLVVGGGIAGLGAAQRLCRHPAVQHLRVLEATARAGGRIRSERCFGGVVEVGAHWIHGPSQGNPVFQLAAEYGLLGEKELSKENQLVETGGHVGLPSVCCTSSGARVSLELVAEMASLFYGLIDQTREFLHAAETPVPSVGEYLKKEIGQQVAGWTENEETRKLKLAILNTFFHVECCLSGTHSMDLVALAPFGEYTVLPGLDCTFSGGYQELTNCIMASLPKDVMIFNKPVKTIHWNGSFQEDAFPGEAFPVLVECEDGSRLPAHHVIVTVPLGFLKEQQNTFFDPLLPAEKAQAIKKIGFGTNNKIFLEFEEPFWEPGCQLIQVVWEDTSPLQDTAPSLQAAWFKKLIGFLVLPPFGSVHVLCGFIAGLESEFMETLSDEEVLLSLTQVLRKVTGNPQLPAPKSVLRSCWHSAPYTRGSYSYVAVGSTGDDIDLLAQPLPVDDTSTQLQILFAGEATHRTFYSTTHGALLSGWREADRLMGLWDLQSQQPRPRL from the exons ATGGCGTCAGGCGGAGATGGCGCGGAGGCTCCGGGCGGCTGGCGGGTGCTGGTGGTGGGCGGCGGCATCGCGGGGCTGGGGGCGGCTCAGAGGCTCTGCCGCCACCCGGCGGTCCAGCACCTGCGGGTCCTGGAAGCCACGGCCCGCGCCGGGGGTCGCATCCGCTCGGAACGCTGCTTCG GTGGCGTGGTGGAGGTGGGTGCACACTGGATCCACGGGCCCTCCCAGGGCAACCCTGTCTTCCAGCTGGCTGCTGAGTATGGTCTCTTGGGGGAGAAGGAGTTGTCCAAGGAAAACCAGCTGGTGGAGACAGGTGGGCATGTGGGCCTGCCCTCTGTGTGCTGTACCAGCTCAGGGGCACGCGTGAGCCTTGAGCTGGTGGCAGAGATGGCCAGTCTGTTTTATGGACTGATAGACCAGACCCGGGAGTTCCTGCATGCAGCTGAGACCCCAGTGCCCAGCGTTGGGGAATACCTCAAGAAGGAGATCGGCCAACAGGTAGCCGGCTGGACAGAAAACGAGGAGACCAGGAAGCTCAAGCTGGCTATACTGAACACCTTCTTCCACGTGGAGTGCTGCCTGAGTGGCACCCACAGCATGGACCTGGTGGCCCTTGCGCCATTTGGGGAGTACACCGTGCTGCCAGGGCTGGACTGCACCTTTTCTGG GGGCTACCAAGAACTCACCAACTGTATCATGGCCTCCTTACCGAAGGATGTGATGATTTTCAACAAACCCGTGAAGACCATTCACTGGAACGGGTCCTTCCAGGAGGACGCATTTCCTGGGGAGGCCTTTCCCGTGTTGGTGGAGTGTGAGGATGGCAGCCGCCTCCCAGCGCATCATGTCATCGTCACTGTTCCCTTAG GTTTTCTCAAAGAACAGCAGAACACCTTCTTTGATCCTCTACTGCCTGCCGAGAAAGcacaagcaatcaagaaaataGGCTTTGGGACCAACAACAAAATCTTCCTGGAGTTCGAGGAACCCTTCTGGGAGCCCGGCTGCCAGCTCATCCAGGTGGTGTGGGAGGACACATCGCCTCTGCAGGACACTGCTCCCTCGCTGCAGGCTGCTTGGTTCAAGAAGCTCATCGGCTTCTTGGTCCTGCCGCCCTTCGG GTCTGTGCATGTGCTCTGCGGCTTCATTGCTGGCCTGGAGTCTGAGTTCATGGAGACGCTGTCAGATGAAGAAGTGCTTCTCTCTCTAACCCAAGTGCTCCGGAAAGTGACAG GAAACCCACAGCTGCCTGCGCCCAAGAGTGTGCTGAGGTCTTGCTGGCACAGTGCCCCGTACACCCGGGGCTCCTACAGCTACGTGGCTGTGGGCAGCACTGGGGACGACATAGACCTACTGGCCCAGCCCCTCCCCGTGGACGACACCAGCACCCAG CTCCAGATCCTGTTTGCGGGGGAAGCCACACATCGGACGTTTTACTCCACAACACACGGGGCCCTGCTGTCTGGCTGGAGGGAGGCTGACCGCCTCATGGGTCTGTGGgacctgcagtcccagcaaccCCGGCCCAGGCTCTGA
- the Paox gene encoding peroxisomal N(1)-acetyl-spermine/spermidine oxidase isoform X1 — MASGGDGAEAPGGWRVLVVGGGIAGLGAAQRLCRHPAVQHLRVLEATARAGGRIRSERCFGGVVEVGAHWIHGPSQGNPVFQLAAEYGLLGEKELSKENQLVETGGHVGLPSVCCTSSGARVSLELVAEMASLFYGLIDQTREFLHAAETPVPSVGEYLKKEIGQQVAGWTENEETRKLKLAILNTFFHVECCLSGTHSMDLVALAPFGEYTVLPGLDCTFSGGYQELTNCIMASLPKDVMIFNKPVKTIHWNGSFQEDAFPGEAFPVLVECEDGSRLPAHHVIVTVPLGFLKEQQNTFFDPLLPAEKAQAIKKIGFGTNNKIFLEFEEPFWEPGCQLIQVVWEDTSPLQDTAPSLQAAWFKKLIGFLVLPPFGRSVHVLCGFIAGLESEFMETLSDEEVLLSLTQVLRKVTGNPQLPAPKSVLRSCWHSAPYTRGSYSYVAVGSTGDDIDLLAQPLPVDDTSTQLQILFAGEATHRTFYSTTHGALLSGWREADRLMGLWDLQSQQPRPRL, encoded by the exons ATGGCGTCAGGCGGAGATGGCGCGGAGGCTCCGGGCGGCTGGCGGGTGCTGGTGGTGGGCGGCGGCATCGCGGGGCTGGGGGCGGCTCAGAGGCTCTGCCGCCACCCGGCGGTCCAGCACCTGCGGGTCCTGGAAGCCACGGCCCGCGCCGGGGGTCGCATCCGCTCGGAACGCTGCTTCG GTGGCGTGGTGGAGGTGGGTGCACACTGGATCCACGGGCCCTCCCAGGGCAACCCTGTCTTCCAGCTGGCTGCTGAGTATGGTCTCTTGGGGGAGAAGGAGTTGTCCAAGGAAAACCAGCTGGTGGAGACAGGTGGGCATGTGGGCCTGCCCTCTGTGTGCTGTACCAGCTCAGGGGCACGCGTGAGCCTTGAGCTGGTGGCAGAGATGGCCAGTCTGTTTTATGGACTGATAGACCAGACCCGGGAGTTCCTGCATGCAGCTGAGACCCCAGTGCCCAGCGTTGGGGAATACCTCAAGAAGGAGATCGGCCAACAGGTAGCCGGCTGGACAGAAAACGAGGAGACCAGGAAGCTCAAGCTGGCTATACTGAACACCTTCTTCCACGTGGAGTGCTGCCTGAGTGGCACCCACAGCATGGACCTGGTGGCCCTTGCGCCATTTGGGGAGTACACCGTGCTGCCAGGGCTGGACTGCACCTTTTCTGG GGGCTACCAAGAACTCACCAACTGTATCATGGCCTCCTTACCGAAGGATGTGATGATTTTCAACAAACCCGTGAAGACCATTCACTGGAACGGGTCCTTCCAGGAGGACGCATTTCCTGGGGAGGCCTTTCCCGTGTTGGTGGAGTGTGAGGATGGCAGCCGCCTCCCAGCGCATCATGTCATCGTCACTGTTCCCTTAG GTTTTCTCAAAGAACAGCAGAACACCTTCTTTGATCCTCTACTGCCTGCCGAGAAAGcacaagcaatcaagaaaataGGCTTTGGGACCAACAACAAAATCTTCCTGGAGTTCGAGGAACCCTTCTGGGAGCCCGGCTGCCAGCTCATCCAGGTGGTGTGGGAGGACACATCGCCTCTGCAGGACACTGCTCCCTCGCTGCAGGCTGCTTGGTTCAAGAAGCTCATCGGCTTCTTGGTCCTGCCGCCCTTCGG CAGGTCTGTGCATGTGCTCTGCGGCTTCATTGCTGGCCTGGAGTCTGAGTTCATGGAGACGCTGTCAGATGAAGAAGTGCTTCTCTCTCTAACCCAAGTGCTCCGGAAAGTGACAG GAAACCCACAGCTGCCTGCGCCCAAGAGTGTGCTGAGGTCTTGCTGGCACAGTGCCCCGTACACCCGGGGCTCCTACAGCTACGTGGCTGTGGGCAGCACTGGGGACGACATAGACCTACTGGCCCAGCCCCTCCCCGTGGACGACACCAGCACCCAG CTCCAGATCCTGTTTGCGGGGGAAGCCACACATCGGACGTTTTACTCCACAACACACGGGGCCCTGCTGTCTGGCTGGAGGGAGGCTGACCGCCTCATGGGTCTGTGGgacctgcagtcccagcaaccCCGGCCCAGGCTCTGA
- the Mtg1 gene encoding mitochondrial ribosome-associated GTPase 1 isoform X1 codes for MRLSPRALRAARAAWREGFPLQGRDVARWFPGHMAKGLKKMQSSLKLVDCVIEVHDARSNVLMRPPLNPGFPLATIIPTGRLSDAAVFLTTVLAAAGGRNPLFRETLGLKPHLLVLNKMDLADLTEQQKIEQHLAGEGLKHVIFTNCIKDENVKQIIPKVTELVGSSYRYHRAENLDCCVLVVGIPNVGKSSLINSLRRQHLRTGKAARVGGEPGITRAVMSRVQVCERPLIFLMDTPGVLAPRIESVETGLKLALCGTVLDHLVGEETMADYLLYTLNRHQLLGYVQHYGLDSACDDIEHVLKRVAVRLGKTRKVKVLTGTGDVNVVQPNYSAAACDFLRAFRSGCFGPVMLDRDVLRSTGLPSC; via the exons ATGCGGCTGTCCCCGCGCGCGCTGCGCGCCGCCCGGGCCGCCTGGCGCGAGGGCTTCCCCCTGCAGGGCCGTGACGTGGCGCGCTGGTTCCCCGGCCACATGGCCAAGG GGCTGAAGAAGATGCAGAGCAGTCTGAAGCTGGTGGACTGTGTCATTGAGGTCCATGACGCCAGG AGCAACGTGCTCATGAGACCTCCTCTGAACCCTGGCTTTCCTCTTGCCACCATCATTCCCACTGGGAGACTGAGCGATGCTGCTGTCTTTCTGACCACCGTCCTGGCTGCTGCAGGAG GCCGCAACCCTCTGTTTCGGGAGACCCTTGGGCTAAAGCCTCACTTGCTTGTTCTCAACAAGATGGACTTGGCAGACCTCACAGAGCAGCAG AAAATTGAGCAGCACTTAGCAGGAGAAGGCCTAAAACATGTCATTTTTACCAACTGCATAAAGGATGAGAATGTCAAGCAG ATCATCCCAAAGGTCACAGAACTGGTTGGGAGTAGCTACCGCTACCACCGAGCAGAG AACCTGGACTGCTGCGTCCTGGTGGTCGGCATCCCCAACGTGGGCAAGTCCTCCCTCATCAACTCCTTGAGAAGACAGCATCTCAGGACAG GAAAAGCTGCCAGGGTGGGTGGTGAGCCTGGGATCACCAGAGCTGTGATGTCCAGAGTCCAG GTGTGTGAGCGGCCACTGATATTCCTGATGGACACCCCTGGGGTGCTGGCTCCTCGGATCGAAAGCGTGGAGACAGGCCTGAAGCTGGCCCTGTGTG GAACGGTGCTGGACCACCTGGTTGGGGAAGAGACCATGGCCGACTACCTCCTCTACACTCTCAACCGGCACCAGCTGCTGGG GTATGTGCAGCACTACGGCCTGGACAGCGCCTGTGATGACATCGAGCACGTGCTGAAGAGAGTGGCCGTGCGGCTGGGGAAGACACGGAAGGTGAAGGTGCTCACAGGCACCG GCGATGTGAACGTCGTCCAGCCCAACTACTCTGCGGCAGCCTGCGACTTCCTCCGGGCCTTCCGCAGTGGGTGTTTTGGCCCAGTGATGCTGGACCGTGACGTTCTACGTTCTACAGGGCTGCCCTCCTGCTGA
- the Mtg1 gene encoding mitochondrial ribosome-associated GTPase 1 isoform X2 produces the protein MRLSPRALRAARAAWREGFPLQGRDVARWFPGHMAKGLKKMQSSLKLVDCVIEVHDARVLMRPPLNPGFPLATIIPTGRLSDAAVFLTTVLAAAGGRNPLFRETLGLKPHLLVLNKMDLADLTEQQKIEQHLAGEGLKHVIFTNCIKDENVKQIIPKVTELVGSSYRYHRAENLDCCVLVVGIPNVGKSSLINSLRRQHLRTGKAARVGGEPGITRAVMSRVQVCERPLIFLMDTPGVLAPRIESVETGLKLALCGTVLDHLVGEETMADYLLYTLNRHQLLGYVQHYGLDSACDDIEHVLKRVAVRLGKTRKVKVLTGTGDVNVVQPNYSAAACDFLRAFRSGCFGPVMLDRDVLRSTGLPSC, from the exons ATGCGGCTGTCCCCGCGCGCGCTGCGCGCCGCCCGGGCCGCCTGGCGCGAGGGCTTCCCCCTGCAGGGCCGTGACGTGGCGCGCTGGTTCCCCGGCCACATGGCCAAGG GGCTGAAGAAGATGCAGAGCAGTCTGAAGCTGGTGGACTGTGTCATTGAGGTCCATGACGCCAGG GTGCTCATGAGACCTCCTCTGAACCCTGGCTTTCCTCTTGCCACCATCATTCCCACTGGGAGACTGAGCGATGCTGCTGTCTTTCTGACCACCGTCCTGGCTGCTGCAGGAG GCCGCAACCCTCTGTTTCGGGAGACCCTTGGGCTAAAGCCTCACTTGCTTGTTCTCAACAAGATGGACTTGGCAGACCTCACAGAGCAGCAG AAAATTGAGCAGCACTTAGCAGGAGAAGGCCTAAAACATGTCATTTTTACCAACTGCATAAAGGATGAGAATGTCAAGCAG ATCATCCCAAAGGTCACAGAACTGGTTGGGAGTAGCTACCGCTACCACCGAGCAGAG AACCTGGACTGCTGCGTCCTGGTGGTCGGCATCCCCAACGTGGGCAAGTCCTCCCTCATCAACTCCTTGAGAAGACAGCATCTCAGGACAG GAAAAGCTGCCAGGGTGGGTGGTGAGCCTGGGATCACCAGAGCTGTGATGTCCAGAGTCCAG GTGTGTGAGCGGCCACTGATATTCCTGATGGACACCCCTGGGGTGCTGGCTCCTCGGATCGAAAGCGTGGAGACAGGCCTGAAGCTGGCCCTGTGTG GAACGGTGCTGGACCACCTGGTTGGGGAAGAGACCATGGCCGACTACCTCCTCTACACTCTCAACCGGCACCAGCTGCTGGG GTATGTGCAGCACTACGGCCTGGACAGCGCCTGTGATGACATCGAGCACGTGCTGAAGAGAGTGGCCGTGCGGCTGGGGAAGACACGGAAGGTGAAGGTGCTCACAGGCACCG GCGATGTGAACGTCGTCCAGCCCAACTACTCTGCGGCAGCCTGCGACTTCCTCCGGGCCTTCCGCAGTGGGTGTTTTGGCCCAGTGATGCTGGACCGTGACGTTCTACGTTCTACAGGGCTGCCCTCCTGCTGA
- the Mtg1 gene encoding mitochondrial ribosome-associated GTPase 1 isoform X4: protein MRLSPRALRAARAAWREGFPLQGRDVARWFPGHMAKGLKKMQSSLKLVDCVIEVHDARIPLSGRNPLFRETLGLKPHLLVLNKMDLADLTEQQKIEQHLAGEGLKHVIFTNCIKDENVKQIIPKVTELVGSSYRYHRAENLDCCVLVVGIPNVGKSSLINSLRRQHLRTGKAARVGGEPGITRAVMSRVQVCERPLIFLMDTPGVLAPRIESVETGLKLALCGTVLDHLVGEETMADYLLYTLNRHQLLGYVQHYGLDSACDDIEHVLKRVAVRLGKTRKVKVLTGTGDVNVVQPNYSAAACDFLRAFRSGCFGPVMLDRDVLRSTGLPSC from the exons ATGCGGCTGTCCCCGCGCGCGCTGCGCGCCGCCCGGGCCGCCTGGCGCGAGGGCTTCCCCCTGCAGGGCCGTGACGTGGCGCGCTGGTTCCCCGGCCACATGGCCAAGG GGCTGAAGAAGATGCAGAGCAGTCTGAAGCTGGTGGACTGTGTCATTGAGGTCCATGACGCCAGG ATCCCACTTTCAGGCCGCAACCCTCTGTTTCGGGAGACCCTTGGGCTAAAGCCTCACTTGCTTGTTCTCAACAAGATGGACTTGGCAGACCTCACAGAGCAGCAG AAAATTGAGCAGCACTTAGCAGGAGAAGGCCTAAAACATGTCATTTTTACCAACTGCATAAAGGATGAGAATGTCAAGCAG ATCATCCCAAAGGTCACAGAACTGGTTGGGAGTAGCTACCGCTACCACCGAGCAGAG AACCTGGACTGCTGCGTCCTGGTGGTCGGCATCCCCAACGTGGGCAAGTCCTCCCTCATCAACTCCTTGAGAAGACAGCATCTCAGGACAG GAAAAGCTGCCAGGGTGGGTGGTGAGCCTGGGATCACCAGAGCTGTGATGTCCAGAGTCCAG GTGTGTGAGCGGCCACTGATATTCCTGATGGACACCCCTGGGGTGCTGGCTCCTCGGATCGAAAGCGTGGAGACAGGCCTGAAGCTGGCCCTGTGTG GAACGGTGCTGGACCACCTGGTTGGGGAAGAGACCATGGCCGACTACCTCCTCTACACTCTCAACCGGCACCAGCTGCTGGG GTATGTGCAGCACTACGGCCTGGACAGCGCCTGTGATGACATCGAGCACGTGCTGAAGAGAGTGGCCGTGCGGCTGGGGAAGACACGGAAGGTGAAGGTGCTCACAGGCACCG GCGATGTGAACGTCGTCCAGCCCAACTACTCTGCGGCAGCCTGCGACTTCCTCCGGGCCTTCCGCAGTGGGTGTTTTGGCCCAGTGATGCTGGACCGTGACGTTCTACGTTCTACAGGGCTGCCCTCCTGCTGA
- the Mtg1 gene encoding mitochondrial ribosome-associated GTPase 1 isoform X3 gives MRLSPRALRAARAAWREGFPLQGRDVARWFPGHMAKGLKKMQSSLKLVDCVIEVHDARSNVLMRPPLNPGFPLATIIPTGRLSDAAVFLTTVLAAAGGRNPLFRETLGLKPHLLVLNKMDLADLTEQQKIEQHLAGEGLKHVIFTNCIKDENVKQNLDCCVLVVGIPNVGKSSLINSLRRQHLRTGKAARVGGEPGITRAVMSRVQVCERPLIFLMDTPGVLAPRIESVETGLKLALCGTVLDHLVGEETMADYLLYTLNRHQLLGYVQHYGLDSACDDIEHVLKRVAVRLGKTRKVKVLTGTGDVNVVQPNYSAAACDFLRAFRSGCFGPVMLDRDVLRSTGLPSC, from the exons ATGCGGCTGTCCCCGCGCGCGCTGCGCGCCGCCCGGGCCGCCTGGCGCGAGGGCTTCCCCCTGCAGGGCCGTGACGTGGCGCGCTGGTTCCCCGGCCACATGGCCAAGG GGCTGAAGAAGATGCAGAGCAGTCTGAAGCTGGTGGACTGTGTCATTGAGGTCCATGACGCCAGG AGCAACGTGCTCATGAGACCTCCTCTGAACCCTGGCTTTCCTCTTGCCACCATCATTCCCACTGGGAGACTGAGCGATGCTGCTGTCTTTCTGACCACCGTCCTGGCTGCTGCAGGAG GCCGCAACCCTCTGTTTCGGGAGACCCTTGGGCTAAAGCCTCACTTGCTTGTTCTCAACAAGATGGACTTGGCAGACCTCACAGAGCAGCAG AAAATTGAGCAGCACTTAGCAGGAGAAGGCCTAAAACATGTCATTTTTACCAACTGCATAAAGGATGAGAATGTCAAGCAG AACCTGGACTGCTGCGTCCTGGTGGTCGGCATCCCCAACGTGGGCAAGTCCTCCCTCATCAACTCCTTGAGAAGACAGCATCTCAGGACAG GAAAAGCTGCCAGGGTGGGTGGTGAGCCTGGGATCACCAGAGCTGTGATGTCCAGAGTCCAG GTGTGTGAGCGGCCACTGATATTCCTGATGGACACCCCTGGGGTGCTGGCTCCTCGGATCGAAAGCGTGGAGACAGGCCTGAAGCTGGCCCTGTGTG GAACGGTGCTGGACCACCTGGTTGGGGAAGAGACCATGGCCGACTACCTCCTCTACACTCTCAACCGGCACCAGCTGCTGGG GTATGTGCAGCACTACGGCCTGGACAGCGCCTGTGATGACATCGAGCACGTGCTGAAGAGAGTGGCCGTGCGGCTGGGGAAGACACGGAAGGTGAAGGTGCTCACAGGCACCG GCGATGTGAACGTCGTCCAGCCCAACTACTCTGCGGCAGCCTGCGACTTCCTCCGGGCCTTCCGCAGTGGGTGTTTTGGCCCAGTGATGCTGGACCGTGACGTTCTACGTTCTACAGGGCTGCCCTCCTGCTGA
- the Mtg1 gene encoding mitochondrial ribosome-associated GTPase 1 isoform X5, with protein sequence MRPPLNPGFPLATIIPTGRLSDAAVFLTTVLAAAGGRNPLFRETLGLKPHLLVLNKMDLADLTEQQKIEQHLAGEGLKHVIFTNCIKDENVKQIIPKVTELVGSSYRYHRAENLDCCVLVVGIPNVGKSSLINSLRRQHLRTGKAARVGGEPGITRAVMSRVQVCERPLIFLMDTPGVLAPRIESVETGLKLALCGTVLDHLVGEETMADYLLYTLNRHQLLGYVQHYGLDSACDDIEHVLKRVAVRLGKTRKVKVLTGTGDVNVVQPNYSAAACDFLRAFRSGCFGPVMLDRDVLRSTGLPSC encoded by the exons ATGAGACCTCCTCTGAACCCTGGCTTTCCTCTTGCCACCATCATTCCCACTGGGAGACTGAGCGATGCTGCTGTCTTTCTGACCACCGTCCTGGCTGCTGCAGGAG GCCGCAACCCTCTGTTTCGGGAGACCCTTGGGCTAAAGCCTCACTTGCTTGTTCTCAACAAGATGGACTTGGCAGACCTCACAGAGCAGCAG AAAATTGAGCAGCACTTAGCAGGAGAAGGCCTAAAACATGTCATTTTTACCAACTGCATAAAGGATGAGAATGTCAAGCAG ATCATCCCAAAGGTCACAGAACTGGTTGGGAGTAGCTACCGCTACCACCGAGCAGAG AACCTGGACTGCTGCGTCCTGGTGGTCGGCATCCCCAACGTGGGCAAGTCCTCCCTCATCAACTCCTTGAGAAGACAGCATCTCAGGACAG GAAAAGCTGCCAGGGTGGGTGGTGAGCCTGGGATCACCAGAGCTGTGATGTCCAGAGTCCAG GTGTGTGAGCGGCCACTGATATTCCTGATGGACACCCCTGGGGTGCTGGCTCCTCGGATCGAAAGCGTGGAGACAGGCCTGAAGCTGGCCCTGTGTG GAACGGTGCTGGACCACCTGGTTGGGGAAGAGACCATGGCCGACTACCTCCTCTACACTCTCAACCGGCACCAGCTGCTGGG GTATGTGCAGCACTACGGCCTGGACAGCGCCTGTGATGACATCGAGCACGTGCTGAAGAGAGTGGCCGTGCGGCTGGGGAAGACACGGAAGGTGAAGGTGCTCACAGGCACCG GCGATGTGAACGTCGTCCAGCCCAACTACTCTGCGGCAGCCTGCGACTTCCTCCGGGCCTTCCGCAGTGGGTGTTTTGGCCCAGTGATGCTGGACCGTGACGTTCTACGTTCTACAGGGCTGCCCTCCTGCTGA
- the Sprn gene encoding shadow of prion protein: protein MNWTAATCWALLLATAFLCDSSTAKGGRGGARGSARGGLRGSARGASRVRVRPAPRYGGSGSTLRVAAAGAAAGAAAGAAAGAAAGLAAGSGWRRATGPGDRGQDDEDWAPGGNGTGGGVYSYWTWTSGAESTPRLHLCLLLGGTLGALGTLGLLQP, encoded by the coding sequence ATGAACTGGACAGCTGCCACTTGCTGGGCTCTGCTACTGGCCACAGCCTTCCTCTGCGACAGCAGCACAGCCAAAGGTGGCCGTGGAGGAGCTCGGGGCAGCGCCCGTGGAGGGCTGCGTGGCAGTGCTCGCGGGGCCTCCAGGGTGCGTGTGAGGCCTGCACCCCGCTACGGCGGTTCGGGCTCAACTCTGCGCGTGGCAGCGGCAGGGGCTGCAGCGGGGGCTGCGGCGGGGGctgcagcaggggcagcagccgGCCTGGCTGCAGGCTCTGGCTGGAGGAGGGCCACCGGGCCAGGGGACCGTGGCCAGGACGACGAGGACTGGGCACCTGGTGGCAATGGGACAGGTGGGGGTGTGTACAGCTACTGGACCTGGACTTCAGGTGCAGAGTCCACCCCCCGCCTGCACCTCTGCCTGCTGCTAGGTGGTACCCTCGGAGCCCTGGGCACCCTGGGGCTGCTACAGCCCTAG